One Salvia splendens isolate huo1 chromosome 1, SspV2, whole genome shotgun sequence genomic window, AGAGTTCAACAACTTTATTAATAAGCACATATACATACTCTCTATGTTTCGTATTGCCTTTTGGATTGTCCTACTAATTATTCGTTCATGATGATATTATTTCGTAAGTTTTTGTTGAAAATAGCAACACTTAATTCAAACTAACTTAGTAATTTAGGTGTTGATAATAACCTTGCTTGAGTAAGAAGATACTACTAGcaagtaatttttaaaaatgaagtaCTGTGAAATTGGACATGGTCACATGGTCAAATTAAATTTTCTAAGATGTCGTATCGTAGAATGCACTTCCGACTAAAAAGGACTAGGCGTTAAATTCTACAACTTAGGTAGTTCAATATATTAATTCCAAATGTGCGGAAAATTAGTTACTATAATTATTGTTACACGGTATTTAATGGTTCCAATAATCGAGTAACATAGAATTGTACATACtagtacataaattaataagtaTAGTTTTCCAATTGTCGACCAGGTCGTGTGTGATCTGTATATAATGCATAGTATGAAATTTTATTTAGGAAATGATGCACTCACTGATGCATGAATAGTAAAACAAAGTTAAACATGATTTTATCCTTACTTGGTCAGGATCAGTAATTCGAAAAATACAAAAGGAATAGAAAACAGAGATTAATTACCACCTAAGTAGGAAGGTTTGGACCTGAGTGGGGGCCACAACAGGATCTGGCAACACAGTAACATGGCAAGCGTCGTAGAGATTGAATAGTAGGCGCTGCTATATGGATTAAAAATAGCAATAATTTAACGTAGAAATGTGgatatgaatttatttgaaataggAATAGGAGTAGGAGTAACATAAAGTGAGGGCAAAATCAGTTGGTTTGGCGTCATGACATAATTTCCGTGTTGCCTTGTAAAGTTGCACACTGTAGTGTATTGCACTGATTTTAATGATTGATTTTTGCATTCACCCACGCAACCCTCAACAACAACCTTAAAcaattgctgctgctgctgctgctactATACAAATTACATCAGACCAAAACAAGATATGTGTATTCCGTATTCGTGTGTGTATTCCGTATTCGTGTGTGAGAGAGACAAacaatatcaatatcaatatcattatcattatataCTCTGTGTTCCTTGTAATTAAAATGTCAATGAACCGCCGCTTCTGTGCAGAAGAGCTGCTTAGCTTCCAGAACCCCATCGGTGGCCACACTGCACAATGTCTGATTCAATTTCACCACCTGCAAAAGCCTCCATCAACCACTACCCCGCGGCGGCCATCGACCTCAACAATGGCGACGACGAATCCGCGGCGGAAAGGCTGTTCGAGAAGCCGCTGACGCCGAGCGACGTCGGGAAGCTGAATCGGCTGGTCATACCGAAGCAGCACGCGGAGAAGCACTTCCCCCTGAGCAGCAGCGGCTTGCTGCTAGGGTTCGAGGACGAATTGGGCAAATCGTGGCTGTTTCGGTACTCGTACTGGAACAGCAGTCAGAGCTACGTCCTCACCAAGGGCTGGAGCCGCTTCGTCAAGGAGAAGCGCCTCGATGCCGGCGACGTCGTCGTCTTCGCCCGCCACCGCCTCGACACCGGCCGCTTCTTCATCGGCTGGAGGCGGAGGACTTCCGATTCTCAGCCTGGCTGCAGGATGATTTATCCTGCTCACCCTTATCAAATCCAACAACACACTAATTCTCTCCATTTCCAATCTCAAGGTGTTTGTtcatcattctctcatttcacaaattttgaaattgaaatcaGGCATCCATTCCATAAGCATCAACGTGTGTAGAGATAGATTGATAATGAATGAACacaggtggtggtggtggtggatgtCACGAGAAGCAGCAGACATCGAATGGGAATTCCAAGACGCTGAGGCTGTTCGGAGTGAACTTGGAGTGCCAAACTGAggaatcagaatcagaatcagtATCAGTATCAGAGGGGATTGGATCGAGCCAGGGTCAGGGTCAGGGTCAACAACAATCtccctattattattattattattcaaatcATAATCACACGGTAAGCCAAATATTTTATTAGGGTCAGGGATGAGAAATATGAGATGTCAATGCTCCAATTTCCCACTTTGATTTTGCTGTTTCCTCTACTGGAGTGGAACAGCCACACTAATTTCTTAATTCCCATCTGCCTAGCCTAGATTAGTTTTTTACTATCACAGGATTACTCCTAATTCTGATACGCTTTTGTTAATATAAAAAGAGCATAGAGTGGGCCTAACTTATGTACATATCGTTTGGGTTAATTCGAATATTACATATGAATAatcgatgatgatgatgatgatgatgaggaatCGTGTAAAAAGGGGAAACTAAATGGGAATGCATTTATATGTGAATGCCAAATGTTTCAACATAGTTTTGTATCATCACATCAATTGTGTGGAAAATGTTGCAGCGTGTTAGGTCTGTGGTCCACCGTAAGAAATGGTGGAAATTAGGCTCATACTTTGAGAAAACCCAACACATATATTATTCGAGTCAACAGATCTGCCACTTTTATGGACCTTAAATATTTCTCAACTTGTCTACTTTCAGCTATATTTCAACCTTAATAAAATTAGGTTCTGTGTaccattattaattaatataatacaGAATCACTAGATAAAGCCAACATATAACTTTTTTTCTTGGTCTTTTTGAAATTTCTAACTAGTTAAAAGTGTGACACGTAGGATATCAATTTTAGTTTGAGTCAGGGGTTTTCTTGATTATAATTTATGGAGTATAAATCTTATGTTAATTACATGACAATGATAATAACGACTTGACATTCACTAACGTTTTTGACGTGGAGTGAGATATTTGGCATGAATTTAAGTGCATAGAGTATAATTTATAGGAATATGAGTTAAATTTGGGTGTGGTCCACCACAGGTATGGGGCTGAATTGCATGCTTATCATCAAAAGACTATCATGTCATAGCTAGgtggagtactatattaaatAGAAATCTATGGTAATAATGATAGCTTTATGGATTCAGCAGGTATATCGGCAAGGATAAGATCTCCATGATGTGACGTCGCCTCAACAATATTTGGAaattggaaaagaaaaaaaaaagatcaacATCCCAGATTTTCTGGGTATGTTAGAAAAGTGATCTGAAAACCCCGAGGTGCAaatcgaaaaatcaaaattgagaAAGTAAAGATGGAAAGAGACTAGAGAGACGGGTCCCACttcaacacacacacactataagTAAATGCATAGAGAAAAGGGGCATGCATTTGCAATCAAGGGAGTGAAGAAGATTGGAGCAGATCCATGTGGGAATTTAGTGATTCTGGCTGGGGATTTTTCATCATAATTTAGAAGTGGATGGACATGGCCATATAGGTTGCAAACATGGGGAGGGAATTACCATTTTCTGCCCTCTGCCATAACTTGATACCTTTGTTTTTGGAAATTTCTGTATTTTTCTCAGCATGCATGTCTATAATTATTTACATTAGACTATAATAGAATGGTAGAACTACAATCTTTTGCCAAGTAATATCTATCTTTGAAGTGCGTTGTTAAGTCTTTAATTCTATTATGCGAGTATGATTCATCATGACCCAAATACAACTCCAACTTGCAGACTTTGTTCAGTTTAAAAGATTATATCTTATAATTGAATGTCTATAGTATTATGTATAGTTTATGAGATTGAGttaaacaatttaattttttagatgGATATTTATATGATAATGAATTATAATAGTCACAttctccaactaaaataatctcacaacttatttctagataaataattatacgaATGACACCATAATGTACAAAACTATTAAACATAGGTTAAATTTCAAAGATGATGATAGCGAGGAGATCCAAATGTGGTGGAATAGTTAGTGAAAATGTGAGTGTTACTATTATTCTATGGACCCAGAACATATAAGTAAACAAGATTTGCCATCTTCAGAATTACCGTTCATCTCAATATTTGTCTATCAATAAACGTCTAGTAAAAACTATAAAAAAGTGCCTTTGTTCATCTAATAATCTCGATTTTCCTTTTTTCAGAATTGGTCTTTACTCTTTAGAGCCTTGAGAACAACAACCCAAGTAGTGGCACCTTGATAGACACTCCTTTTTTCAGAATTGCTCGATGAtacacttttatttttagtttgtctcaataAAATGTTATATTTCTACTTTTAGAAAGAATAAATAACTTTCTCACTAAAATTAATTCACCCAATCACTTTTTTCCCTCCAATTAAAATTATTCtactctcttttctctctccatttaatatttacacaaattttttctctcttcaattaaacacattaatcaaCAATTCCTAAAATTGTGTCGACTAAAAAGTATGTCATTTTAACCGAGACGAGAGAGTGGTATAAAACACATGATAAGAATAGCATAATACTCCATGATTTGAACTCAAAACTGGTAGTACAGTATGGTCCCCTTAACCTTAACTCAAGGAATATTCAGGCAATAGAAAAAGAGCTCGGCCAATTCATAACAAAGATAAAGACTCCACTAATTGGAGACTGCATGGACCAGTGCCATCTAAAAGAGAGGTGACTTATTTCAGTAGCCTCCCCTAGGGCTAGTTGGAGACTGGGTCTGGATGGACCATACACCATTTGATAAGATAAACAAGACGAGCTACAGGAACATCGGAGAATTTGTGCACCTCTATCATATGCAATTACAGTCTTGGAATTTTGGGCTTCCAGTTATTCAATAAAAGTGATTCATTAAAGATTAAGTTTGGCTTAAAAgtatatttactttattataaaaataaatatagataCATACCATATgagattttttatttgtaaaggacaaaatagaaaataaattgtcTTATATGCTATATATAAATAATCTAAGGTTATGATCCCACACATCTGAAAAAATGGTTCCATATTTTTGCTGTAGTCTAGATCTAGAAGATCATAGCAACAAGTACTTACTACAAAACAATATTATAACATTTTGTTTTCTTCTTGCTTTTCAGAATTTTTTGATCCATCGACTTAATTTGCACAAAATGTCAAATAAAATCTCATATTCTTCCATCaaaaaattgttgaaaaaaACAGTTCAgattaatataatttaaattgtaCCATCAAGTTAATTTagtcaaataaaattaattacagAAACAATTGATATAAAAACTATTTCAAATATTGCTATCATAAAAacaatagtagtattataaaaAACGATGTAAAGTGAATTTCAAGAGTTGCACCTAGTTCTTTAAAAGAGAACTCTTTTACTAATAGGTGCATTTGCATAGATGTGTGAGAATCAAAACGTCACTGCAGCCATGAAACAATTTTTACAACACCTAATAATCATTTCATGATCCTCtcagtgataaaaaaaataataaacaataaaaataacaaaaaacgCCAGAACTACATTTGAATACTAACTACAAGAGTCGAGCAGTTCTGTACTTCTACATGCTTGAAAGTTGTGAAATGTATGCAAAAGTAGAGTAACTCAATCCATAATATATCTCGAGAACAGCGTGGATAGAATGAATCTGGCATTTGATAGTAACATCAGACATTCAAATGATTTATACTTTGATCACTTACCAGAAATTGGCAACTACTGGGGCTCCATTGTAACGGATCAGATTAGCTTTATGCTGTTCTCCAGTGATGGGAATTGGTAAAACAATTGTGTCTGGTTGGCACTTCTCAAGGATCCATGGAGGCATTAAGTCAAGAATCTGATCTCCCAGCTGTGAAGGACGAAAGTAGCCCAGCCGCTTGAGCAGGCAACATGTCACCAAACCTTCCCACTTGTCCATCTGTTAATATTGATCCAAGCCTTATGCTCTCACCAAATCTGCTACCAACCTGAAAAAATCAACATAAATTTCCTCAGCTCAGATGGGAAGGGATATCCTCTGACACCAAATCAGTTCTAGTAAATCAAAATATTAGACCAACCACAAAAGAAGCAGAGAACAAATTAACACTGTGTGGCAAAACTGGAAGTCTATAGATAAGAGTTATTAGAGTTGTCTTGTAACAAGAAATGTTATCATGTGAAACCAATGAGTTATGCATGTATAGCAATTAGTGAAAAAATAACATCGACTACTAGCTCAAGTTTACAGCACATGTATTAAATGCAGTGTGGCTTATAGGGAAGTTACTACTTTCTATCAAACCAATGTATAGCTGCAGAAAGAATTGAAAATCAGACTtgcaaattatttttataaagagCAACTGATGTCAGTCCATCAGTAAGTGCCTAGTCTAGACTCTAGATTAATGGAGGCATCGagaacaaaaatggaaaaaaaataattcaaaactaCCAGTGTCACAGTTTATTATAAGGTCCAAATGACCAAAATTATTACACCCTCCATCTGCCATTAATTGTCACAAGTCGtctcggcacgggttttaagaaacataaaggaaagtgagtggaaaaagttagtggaatgtgggtcctacttttttatattagtttcataataaaatgtgagtggaatgagttagtggaatgttgggtccattaccaaaagtagtaaaaagtaaGTGTGATGAGTATTTACTtgtcggacggagggagtactacccAGGCGAAACTATGGGGAATGTTGGCATTACATTCTTATAATGATGCACAaaccaaaacatgaaattatcCAAGACTAGGCACCAAGGATTAGAAACTGCACCTGCATGAAGGACTTCAAAAATGGCGCAGCCACCCCCAAACTCGAGTCATCCTCTACATCACTTTTCCGGGTTATATCATCATTTGTGAAACTCTTCCAGGAATTTCTCGAGTATACATCGTCCGTAGATGTTGATGTCCTCACTGCGTTTCTTGCAGACAATGCTGGAGCACTGCATGATATACAAAGCTTAGAAATATTCAGTAAAGCAACTGGCAAGGGAAGTATTCAAATATAAACTGGGAGGCAACAAGAGGATGTTGGCAAATTGAAATAAAACCCGCTAGTCAAAGTTAAAGTTTAATATCATAGAAAACGAATATTGAtgcaaatggatccatgaacaTGAACGAGTAAAGTATTTCCATGAAAGAGAATGTTGACCACCTGATAGGAAGATATTTGAAACGAGGTACTGTGGAGCAGCGCATGATATTTGATTCTGAATTGGTAGGGAGCTTTTGCACAGTGTCCATATGCATCCTATTAAGTTGCACAAAGAATCCAAAGAGGACAGCATGCCTAAGGTATGCCTGTCTCTCATTCTCCCTCAGATATGGCTCATACCttagatatattaaaataactCAGTAAGATAGGCCAATAGTTACAGgtataaattacaaaatgaaATATTCCAGTGTGGGAGAAACAAAACAACATAGTCCTGGTCCTAtgaagtagtactccctccgtcccataagatgtcacacttgggtgacggcacgagattttaggagatgttgtgtgttaagtggagatagaaaatatatttttatatattgatgtgAGAGAACTTTTTCTGAAAAAAGGAAACATgccatcttttgtgggacaaactaaaaaggaaagtgtgataTCTTCTTTGGTATAGGGGAGTACTAAATAGCAAGTAACAGATTCTTGTGCACATAAAAGTTCAACAGTGCAAGCATGacaatgataaaaaaaacctGCAGAATGATACAATATATTCCCCCAATCCCCACCACAAAATCACACCTGCTTTGAAGTAttgtataaaaaaattgtttgataTCTTTAAAAATGTTTTCTTCCATGTAGTATTTCAATGTGAGTATCACAATGACCACAAGGGATAAGCAAACAATTCAATCAGCCACTCTTGATATATTTTAAGGAAATCCCTTGGAAAGAGGTCATATTTCCTACAACTTACGTGAGCCAGTCAATGGGATCTAGCCTCTGAGAAAGGCGGTTAACCAGCTGTTTTGTATGCTCTGATACAACTGAATTGGGTTGTGGTGCTCTCTGCTTCCTTCTAAAAGGAGTTTTTGGGGTTTCAGAAAGCCCTTCATTTGGATTCAGATAACCCCCAGACAGAATATCAGCAGcaaattttaaatcaaataaaacttGTAGAACACCTTTCTCTGATACTTGAGACCCACGACCTTCTTCGGCTAACAGAAAATCCTCATAAATCCTAACAACCTATGCAAGAATAATGAATGTTATTACAATGACAGCTCagtaatcaaaataaaataaaataaaaactaaataagCATCATTTAGGAAGTAGACTTGTCATTTTGCAGATGAGCATATAGAAACCAGTCTGTTCACAAATAGGTCACAAGATTTTGAATTCAGATGAGGAGGACAGGCCTAAGAATGCAGTGTATTTTTGCGCATCATTTGAGCAACATGCTAAACGACTATAGATATTTCGAGCTAGTCCTCTTCTCCCCCCtcagaaaaaataaattcttaCAAGGCAAAACCCCAAAGTTACATTACAAAGCGGCCCCCAAATATATAGCCTAACAAAAGAGTCACTGCATACCTTATCAAAAAGCCTTTTTGCGAAGTTCTGCAGAATTTGCTTATCAAGCACATGGCCACCAACACGATGAACCTCTTCAcatgcataaaataaaattgatgtcACATACAAAGAAGGCATCGAAGGGAGAGAGATCCTCATCTCAGACTGGCTTTCAGTCGATTGTTCTTGCTGCTTAACTACAGTATCCTCCCAACCCTGTCATATAATTGGAAACAATTTAGAACATCAAATTACCTTCTTATGTTGTATCTTTAACATAAAATGTTACTTTGATTTACATGTTTTGAAATATTCATTCGTGTAATGAAGATTCACATAAGCCCCATGACTACAAGCCTATAACTATAAGAGATTTAAACCTCTCATTGGATAGGAGGACCAGATGTTATGGTTTTCAAGAAAGTCACTTACTCTGACTGGTGCATATGATGACAATGCATCATCCCCATCGAGGTTTCTTGAGAATATAGTTGCAAGTTCATCAGAAACCCATGATATCCACAGGTTGTAAGCTCTGATACAAAGATCTTGATTTGTCTGTCGTAGTTCTTGAAGTTGTGAGCTCGACTTATCATCTGTTCCAAATAAAGCGGTCGCTACCAGAGAAGTCTGTTTCCTGCTGGAATCAGGAGTTCTTCTTCCAGGACTATCTATCACTTCTGAGTCAGTTGCCACCCTAGCATGTTTCAATCCAATGGGGGATGGACTAGAGACAGCAGTCATTACTTCACCTATCCATGACCTAGGTGAACCAAGTATCACAGGGATATGTTTAGCATGCTTCTGAAATGCAAAGAGAAGTCTCCCGATGAATAATGATCTCTCAACAAGTATTGCAGGAGAATGCTTGGAAGCAtcatctttatttttattttctaagtcACCATATAGGCAGTCGAGCTCATTCTTCAGTTGCATTAGTATGGTTGAAAGGCTTTCATAACACTTGTTCTGCACGTAAGGTGACAAGTCCTTTAATCTATGGTGTGCATTAGGGGACTCAAGGAAACTTAAGAGATCCTGTAGAACATTTTGACAGCAATTATCGACAGCAACTTTAATCCGGCTTACTTCAGGGCCAAAATAAGAGCTGAGACAGCTGTGGAAATCACTTTCTTGGGGCTGGTGTGATTTGGAGCCCGGAGTAGAGCCTGGCTTTCTACCATTTGGTGTCATAAACCAAACCCCACCACCATTCTGGAATTTATTTAAGTAATCTAGAGAATCAGCATGATCAGTAGAAGGTTTTGCTATTGCTCGGACAGACTCCACGACGTTAACATCCccatttaattcattaaatCGCAAGTCTATGATCCCTTTCATCCTCTGAACAAAAGCATGTTCAAATATGTCATTCCATATATCAGAATCTTCACCTAGTACAAGCTCACGTGTCCTTTTCCACGGTAACTCAATTTCAGACCCAAAAACGCTCTTCAACCACTCTAAACTGCCTTCCAAAGCCTGTTTACCATCCATTGTCTCCCTTATCAACTTCTCAGCCAATGAGAGGTCATAACCACTGCCAATTACATCAATCAAGTAACATCCATTAATCTTGCTCGTGATCTCCTTCCCACAATTTCTCAGCCAATCAGAACAAGTGCTGGAAATAAAATCTCGACCAAGCAATATCATGCTCGACTCCAGCTTTTCCTTGAATAAATTCCACAGTTTAACTTCCTCGTCAGGGTTTGGTATGCCCCCAAACAACTGAGAAGCAGGTGGGGTGTCCAGAACGGTTTTATAGAACAAAGGCATATCATTCAATACTTGCAAGAACAATTCCCCAACTTGGCATATAGTAATCTGAATTATCCTTAGAATGTAACAGAAGACAGAAATTACTTCAGAGCCATCTGCATTGGCATCACGACAACATGAACTTAACTTCTGTGACATGATTGATTTTCTTGAATCTATGAACAGAGTCAAAACCTGGTTTGGTGTAAGTTCATCTATGATGGCAATAGCAGCCAATGCATCAGCAAAAGCCCGGATCCCAAGATCCCCACTCTGATCCAGCAATCTTTCACGACCCCTCTGAGAAATCTGAACCTTGAAGCCTTCTACTATTTGCCACTGGTGCTGCAACAGAGGGAAAGTTGATTGGATATTCTTTTTCTCCCTAGAGTTTAGCAAGTTGATATGCACATGTTTTGCTCGGATGTAACGGGCAGAGGATTCAAGGAACATAGATTCATCAAGGCAACCCCAAATGTTTTCTGGGGTGTCCACAAGGTACTTGACACGGCAGGCAATTCCATAATCATGGGCTCCCACGGGCTTAAGATAGTCATGAGGGGACCTCGGAACATCAGAGGAAGACAGCGAGTAGAGGATGGAATCGTGGATGGACGAGATATTCGCAGCAATGGACTCACCAGTGGACTTCATGGCGACAATGGAATCAGCAGAATCAATAAGATCTCGGTAGCGATTACCAACCAATTGGCGGAGCTCCTCGCTCTTCTCCTGGATCTGCTTCCTGGTGGTCGCCTCCACATTTCGGATTTCCGAAATGGGCTTCATCCTGAACAATGACTCAGCATCCTGATTCCAAGGAACACCACCGGTAGCAAGGCGGGCTTGGGTGGGTGTAGTGGCCATTTTTGCCTAGAAATGGATCAACTAGGAGAATAAACAACGATAAATACAACAAAAAGCCCGAATTCAGCACAACTCTTAAGAAATTTCTTAGCAGTACATTATTCACATACGTATAATTGCTAAATCAAATCCTGAAAATCATGTATAAGATGCAGAATTCTGATCAAGTTAGAGAAGAAGATTTTTCAGGGTTTAACCCTGAAAATGAG contains:
- the LOC121747627 gene encoding B3 domain-containing protein At2g36080-like isoform X1, with protein sequence MSDSISPPAKASINHYPAAAIDLNNGDDESAAERLFEKPLTPSDVGKLNRLVIPKQHAEKHFPLSSSGLLLGFEDELGKSWLFRYSYWNSSQSYVLTKGWSRFVKEKRLDAGDVVVFARHRLDTGRFFIGWRRRTSDSQPGCRMIYPAHPYQIQQHTNSLHFQSQGGGGGGCHEKQQTSNGNSKTLRLFGVNLECQTEESESESVSVSEGIGSSQGQGQGQQQSPYYYYYYSNHNHTQVYRQG
- the LOC121747641 gene encoding conserved oligomeric Golgi complex subunit 1-like; the encoded protein is MATTPTQARLATGGVPWNQDAESLFRMKPISEIRNVEATTRKQIQEKSEELRQLVGNRYRDLIDSADSIVAMKSTGESIAANISSIHDSILYSLSSSDVPRSPHDYLKPVGAHDYGIACRVKYLVDTPENIWGCLDESMFLESSARYIRAKHVHINLLNSREKKNIQSTFPLLQHQWQIVEGFKVQISQRGRERLLDQSGDLGIRAFADALAAIAIIDELTPNQVLTLFIDSRKSIMSQKLSSCCRDANADGSEVISVFCYILRIIQITICQVGELFLQVLNDMPLFYKTVLDTPPASQLFGGIPNPDEEVKLWNLFKEKLESSMILLGRDFISSTCSDWLRNCGKEITSKINGCYLIDVIGSGYDLSLAEKLIRETMDGKQALEGSLEWLKSVFGSEIELPWKRTRELVLGEDSDIWNDIFEHAFVQRMKGIIDLRFNELNGDVNVVESVRAIAKPSTDHADSLDYLNKFQNGGGVWFMTPNGRKPGSTPGSKSHQPQESDFHSCLSSYFGPEVSRIKVAVDNCCQNVLQDLLSFLESPNAHHRLKDLSPYVQNKCYESLSTILMQLKNELDCLYGDLENKNKDDASKHSPAILVERSLFIGRLLFAFQKHAKHIPVILGSPRSWIGEVMTAVSSPSPIGLKHARVATDSEVIDSPGRRTPDSSRKQTSLVATALFGTDDKSSSQLQELRQTNQDLCIRAYNLWISWVSDELATIFSRNLDGDDALSSYAPVRGWEDTVVKQQEQSTESQSEMRISLPSMPSLYVTSILFYACEEVHRVGGHVLDKQILQNFAKRLFDKVVRIYEDFLLAEEGRGSQVSEKGVLQVLFDLKFAADILSGGYLNPNEGLSETPKTPFRRKQRAPQPNSVVSEHTKQLVNRLSQRLDPIDWLTYEPYLRENERQAYLRHAVLFGFFVQLNRMHMDTVQKLPTNSESNIMRCSTVPRFKYLPISAPALSARNAVRTSTSTDDVYSRNSWKSFTNDDITRKSDVEDDSSLGVAAPFLKSFMQVGSRFGESIRLGSILTDGQVGRFGDMLPAQAAGLLSSFTAGRSDS
- the LOC121747627 gene encoding B3 domain-containing protein At2g36080-like isoform X2, whose protein sequence is MSDSISPPAKASINHYPAAAIDLNNGDDESAAERLFEKPLTPSDVGKLNRLVIPKQHAEKHFPLSSSGLLLGFEDELGKSWLFRYSYWNSSQSYVLTKGWSRFVKEKRLDAGDVVVFARHRLDTGRFFIGWRRRTSDSQPGCRMIYPAHPYQIQQHTNSLHFQSQGGGGGGCHEKQQTSNGNSKTLRLFGVNLECQTEESESESVSVSEGIGSSQGQGQGQQQSPYYYYYYSNHNHTVYRQG